In Serratia marcescens subsp. marcescens ATCC 13880, a single genomic region encodes these proteins:
- the fruA gene encoding PTS fructose transporter subunit IIBC, which yields MKTLLMVDSSLGQARGHLAKRMLEAAAAKTGLTLVESLQDAELVAVAGQAAPADAGLNGKLVYVGDVEQAVREPDAFLARARAEAETYQAPQAAAPVKADGQKRIVAITACPTGVAHTFMAAEAIESEAKKRGWWVKVETRGSVGAGNAITPEEVAAADLVIVAADIEVDLDKFAGKPMYRTSTGLALKKTAQELDKALAEAEVFQPQQRGGAAPAAKKKEGNGPYRHLLTGVSYMLPMVVAGGLCIALSFVFGIKAFEVKGTLAAALMQIGGGSAFALMVPVLAGFIAFSIADRPGLTPGLIGGMLAVSTGAGFLGGIIAGFLAGYVAKAISSKLRLPQSMEALKPILIIPLVASLITGLIMIYVVGTPVAKIMEGLTHWLQSLGTANAVLLGAILGGMMCTDMGGPVNKAAYAFGVALLSSSVYAPMAAIMAAGMVPPLAMGLATLLARRKFPKSEQEGGKAALVLGLCFITEGAIPFAARDPMRVLPCCIAGGALTGALSMAFGAKLMAPHGGLFVLLIPGAISPVLLYLVAIAAGTLLAGVAYALLKRAEVPAASVA from the coding sequence ATGAAAACGCTGCTGATGGTAGACAGTTCGCTGGGGCAGGCCCGTGGCCACCTGGCGAAACGCATGCTGGAGGCCGCCGCGGCCAAAACCGGCCTGACGCTGGTCGAGTCGCTGCAGGACGCCGAACTGGTGGCGGTGGCGGGGCAGGCTGCCCCTGCTGACGCCGGGCTGAACGGCAAATTGGTGTATGTGGGCGATGTAGAACAGGCGGTGCGTGAACCGGACGCTTTTCTGGCGCGCGCCAGGGCCGAAGCTGAAACCTATCAGGCGCCGCAGGCGGCGGCGCCGGTGAAAGCCGATGGGCAAAAACGCATCGTGGCGATCACCGCTTGCCCAACCGGCGTGGCGCACACCTTTATGGCGGCCGAAGCCATTGAAAGTGAAGCGAAGAAACGCGGCTGGTGGGTGAAAGTGGAAACGCGCGGCTCCGTGGGCGCCGGTAACGCCATCACCCCGGAAGAAGTGGCGGCGGCGGATCTGGTGATCGTCGCGGCGGACATCGAGGTGGATCTGGACAAGTTTGCCGGTAAACCGATGTATCGTACTTCCACCGGCCTGGCGCTGAAGAAAACCGCGCAGGAACTGGACAAGGCGCTGGCCGAAGCTGAAGTGTTCCAGCCGCAGCAGCGCGGCGGCGCGGCGCCGGCGGCGAAGAAGAAAGAGGGCAACGGCCCGTATCGTCACCTGCTGACCGGCGTGTCCTACATGCTGCCGATGGTGGTGGCCGGCGGCCTGTGTATCGCGCTGTCTTTCGTGTTCGGCATCAAGGCGTTTGAAGTCAAAGGCACGTTGGCGGCGGCGCTGATGCAGATCGGCGGCGGCTCCGCCTTCGCGCTGATGGTGCCGGTGTTGGCCGGTTTCATCGCCTTTTCCATCGCGGATCGTCCGGGCCTGACGCCGGGCCTGATCGGCGGCATGCTGGCGGTGAGCACCGGCGCCGGGTTCCTCGGCGGCATCATCGCCGGTTTCCTGGCGGGTTACGTCGCCAAGGCGATCAGCAGCAAGCTGCGTCTGCCGCAGAGTATGGAAGCGCTGAAGCCCATCTTGATCATTCCGCTGGTGGCCAGCCTGATCACCGGTCTCATCATGATTTACGTGGTCGGCACGCCGGTGGCGAAAATCATGGAAGGCCTGACCCATTGGCTGCAATCGCTGGGCACCGCCAACGCCGTACTGCTGGGGGCAATCCTCGGCGGCATGATGTGCACCGATATGGGCGGCCCGGTGAATAAAGCGGCCTATGCATTCGGCGTGGCGCTGCTCAGTTCCTCGGTGTATGCGCCGATGGCGGCAATCATGGCGGCGGGCATGGTGCCACCGCTGGCGATGGGTCTGGCGACGCTGCTGGCGCGCCGCAAGTTCCCGAAATCCGAACAGGAAGGCGGCAAGGCGGCGTTGGTGCTGGGGCTGTGCTTCATCACCGAAGGGGCGATTCCGTTCGCCGCCCGCGATCCGATGCGCGTGCTGCCGTGCTGCATCGCCGGCGGGGCGCTGACCGGCGCGCTGTCGATGGCGTTCGGCGCCAAACTGATGGCGCCGCACGGCGGGCTGTTCGTGCTGCTGATTCCGGGCGCGATTTCGCCGGTGCTGCTGTACCTGGTGGCGATCGCCGCCGGCACGCTGTTGGCCGGGGTGGCTTATGCCCTGCTGAAACGTGCTGAAGTACCGGCGGCCAGCGTGGCGTAA
- the fruB gene encoding fused PTS fructose transporter subunit IIA/HPr protein, whose amino-acid sequence MFQLSPQDIHLGAVADGKQEAIRLVAAALTDAGCVSAGYVDGMLQRELQTSTYLGNGIAIPHGTTDTRDLVLKTGVQVFQFPQGIAWGEGQTAYVAIGIAARSDEHLALLRQLTHVLSDDSVAERLAQTTSAEELRSLLMGEQQSAEFQFDVSLIALDVAADSLMTLQALNAGRLQKAGAVNAQFVSDVITRKPLNLGQGIWLSDSVEGNLASAATVSRPAQAFVEDGEPVALLLTVSVADAQPLAVLNYLSDLLLASKAERLLKADAAGVLALLTSEVAEESSVLSAEFVIRNEHGLHARPGTALVNVIKSFNSDITVTNLDGSGKPANGRSLMKVVALGVKKGHHLRFTANGEDAEAALKAIGEAINEGLGEGAA is encoded by the coding sequence ATGTTCCAGTTGTCACCGCAAGACATTCATCTGGGCGCTGTTGCCGACGGTAAGCAAGAGGCCATCCGCCTGGTGGCCGCCGCCCTGACCGACGCCGGCTGCGTCAGCGCCGGCTACGTGGACGGCATGCTGCAGCGCGAACTGCAGACGTCCACCTATCTGGGTAACGGCATCGCCATTCCGCACGGCACCACCGATACTCGCGATCTGGTGTTGAAAACCGGCGTGCAGGTGTTCCAGTTCCCGCAGGGCATTGCGTGGGGCGAAGGCCAGACCGCCTATGTGGCGATCGGCATCGCCGCCCGCTCCGACGAGCATTTGGCGCTGCTGCGCCAGCTCACTCACGTCCTGAGCGATGACAGCGTGGCGGAGCGGCTGGCGCAAACCACCTCTGCGGAGGAACTGCGCAGCCTGCTGATGGGCGAACAGCAGAGCGCCGAATTCCAGTTCGACGTCTCGCTGATTGCGCTCGACGTCGCCGCCGACAGCCTGATGACGCTGCAGGCGCTGAACGCCGGCCGGCTGCAAAAGGCCGGCGCGGTCAACGCGCAGTTCGTCAGTGATGTCATTACCCGCAAGCCGCTGAACCTGGGGCAGGGCATCTGGCTGAGCGACAGCGTCGAAGGCAACCTGGCCAGCGCGGCCACCGTCAGCCGCCCGGCGCAGGCTTTCGTGGAAGACGGCGAGCCGGTGGCGCTGCTGCTGACGGTGTCGGTCGCCGACGCGCAGCCGCTGGCGGTGCTCAACTACCTCAGCGATCTGCTGCTGGCCAGTAAAGCTGAACGTTTGCTGAAGGCGGATGCCGCCGGGGTGCTGGCGCTGCTGACCAGTGAAGTGGCTGAGGAAAGCAGCGTGCTGAGCGCCGAATTCGTGATCCGCAACGAGCATGGTCTGCACGCGCGGCCGGGCACGGCGCTGGTCAACGTGATCAAAAGTTTCAACAGTGACATCACCGTCACCAACCTGGACGGCAGCGGCAAGCCGGCCAACGGGCGCAGCCTGATGAAGGTGGTGGCGCTGGGCGTGAAGAAAGGGCATCACCTGCGCTTTACCGCCAATGGAGAAGATGCTGAAGCCGCGCTGAAGGCGATAGGCGAAGCGATTAATGAAGGACTGGGCGAGGGCGCAGCATGA
- a CDS encoding nucleotide triphosphate diphosphatase NUDT15, translating to MNVVTGVGVIIVNPQGEILLGKRCGSHAPFWSIPGGHLDAGETFEQCAQREIAEETGLLIDPPRFVGVSNNLQTWRAEGKHTVSICLQVDHPGGNAELKEPEKCAEWRWCAPDALPEPHFEASRTAIRLWLSGQAYLPTA from the coding sequence ATGAACGTAGTGACGGGCGTCGGGGTGATCATCGTCAACCCACAAGGTGAGATTTTGTTGGGTAAACGCTGCGGCTCCCACGCGCCCTTTTGGTCGATCCCCGGCGGGCATCTGGATGCCGGTGAAACCTTCGAGCAGTGCGCCCAGCGCGAAATCGCCGAAGAAACCGGGTTGCTTATCGATCCGCCGCGCTTCGTTGGCGTCAGCAACAATCTGCAAACCTGGCGCGCCGAAGGCAAACACACCGTGTCTATCTGCCTGCAGGTGGATCACCCCGGCGGCAACGCCGAGCTGAAAGAGCCCGAGAAATGCGCCGAATGGCGCTGGTGCGCGCCGGACGCCCTGCCGGAACCGCATTTCGAAGCCAGCCGCACGGCGATCCGCCTGTGGTTGAGCGGCCAGGCCTATCTGCCCACGGCCTGA
- the nfo gene encoding deoxyribonuclease IV — protein sequence MKFVGAHVSASGGVDQAVIRAHELEATAFALFTKNQRQWKAAPLAADVIDKFKSACAQYGFGPGQILPHDSYLINLGHPVTEALEKSREAFIDELQRCEQLGLTLLNFHPGSHLLQIDEDKCLARIAESINIALDKTAGVTAVIENTAGQGSNLGFKFEHLAAIIDGVEDKSRVGVCIDTCHAFAAGYDLRTEEECERTFKQLGDIVGFNYLRGMHLNDAKSEFNSRVDRHHSLGEGNIGKTVFSYIMRDPRFDNIPLILETVNPDIWAEEIAWLKAQQ from the coding sequence ATGAAGTTTGTCGGTGCACATGTCAGCGCGTCAGGCGGCGTGGATCAGGCGGTTATCCGCGCGCACGAATTGGAGGCGACCGCGTTCGCCCTGTTCACCAAAAATCAGCGTCAATGGAAGGCCGCGCCGCTGGCCGCCGACGTTATCGATAAGTTCAAGAGCGCCTGCGCCCAGTACGGCTTCGGGCCGGGGCAGATCCTGCCGCACGACAGCTACCTGATCAACCTGGGCCACCCGGTGACCGAGGCGTTGGAAAAATCACGCGAGGCGTTTATCGACGAACTGCAGCGCTGCGAACAACTGGGGCTGACGCTGCTGAACTTCCACCCCGGCAGCCACCTGCTGCAAATCGATGAAGACAAATGCCTGGCGCGCATCGCCGAATCGATCAATATCGCGCTGGACAAAACCGCCGGCGTGACGGCGGTGATCGAGAACACCGCTGGCCAGGGCAGCAACCTGGGCTTCAAATTCGAACACCTGGCGGCGATCATCGACGGCGTGGAAGACAAAAGCCGCGTCGGCGTCTGCATCGACACCTGCCACGCCTTCGCCGCCGGGTACGATCTGCGTACCGAAGAAGAGTGCGAGCGCACTTTTAAGCAGCTTGGCGACATCGTCGGCTTCAATTACCTGCGCGGCATGCACCTGAACGATGCCAAGAGCGAGTTCAACAGCCGCGTCGACCGCCACCACAGCCTGGGGGAAGGCAACATCGGCAAAACGGTGTTCAGCTACATCATGCGCGATCCGCGTTTCGACAATATCCCGCTGATTCTGGAAACGGTAAACCCGGACATCTGGGCGGAAGAGATCGCCTGGCTGAAGGCGCAGCAGTAA
- the yieE gene encoding DNA-binding transcriptional regulator YeiE, protein MHITLRQLEVFTEVLKSGSTTQASVVLALSQSAVSAALADLEGQLGVQLFDRVGKRLVINEHGRLLYPKALALLEQAGEIEQLFRHDGGALRIAASSTIGNYMLPEMIARYRRDFPATPLELNVGNSQDVIVAVADFRVDLGLIEGPCHMPELVTQPWLEDELVVFAAPDNPLTRQPPTLEALANAPWILRERGSGTREVLDHLLLAHLPHFQLVMELGNSEAIKHAVRHGIGISCLSRRVVAEQLASGALVELPVPLPPLRRTLYLIRHRQKHISNALQRFLSYCAL, encoded by the coding sequence ATGCATATCACGTTGCGTCAACTGGAAGTCTTCACCGAAGTGCTGAAAAGCGGTTCGACCACTCAGGCCTCGGTGGTGCTGGCGCTGTCGCAGTCGGCGGTCAGCGCGGCGCTGGCGGATCTGGAGGGGCAACTGGGCGTGCAGCTGTTCGATCGCGTCGGCAAACGGCTGGTGATCAACGAACACGGCCGGTTGCTGTATCCCAAGGCGCTGGCGCTGCTGGAGCAGGCGGGGGAGATCGAGCAGCTGTTTCGCCATGACGGGGGGGCGCTGCGCATCGCCGCCAGCAGCACCATCGGCAACTACATGCTGCCGGAGATGATCGCCCGTTACCGCCGGGACTTTCCGGCCACGCCGCTGGAGCTGAACGTTGGCAACAGCCAGGACGTGATCGTGGCGGTGGCGGATTTCCGCGTCGATCTGGGGCTGATCGAAGGGCCTTGCCATATGCCGGAGCTGGTGACGCAGCCGTGGCTGGAGGATGAGCTGGTGGTGTTCGCCGCGCCGGACAATCCCTTGACCCGCCAGCCGCCGACGCTGGAGGCGCTGGCGAATGCGCCTTGGATCCTGCGCGAGCGCGGTTCGGGCACCCGCGAGGTGCTGGATCACCTGCTGCTGGCGCACCTGCCGCACTTCCAGCTGGTGATGGAGCTCGGCAACTCGGAGGCGATCAAGCATGCGGTGCGGCACGGTATCGGCATCAGTTGCCTGTCGCGGCGCGTGGTGGCGGAGCAGTTGGCCAGCGGCGCGCTGGTGGAACTGCCGGTGCCGCTGCCGCCGCTGCGGCGCACCCTGTACCTGATCCGCCATCGGCAAAAGCACATTTCCAACGCCTTGCAGCGTTTTCTCAGCTATTGCGCGCTGTAA
- a CDS encoding YeiH family putative sulfate export transporter — protein sequence MATDTTHTYPERRFPLFGLPRLVPGLALTGALTALAVWAGDIPWVAELGLGALTLAILLGILVGNTLYPRWQTVCHGGVQLAKQRLLRLGIILYGFRLTFQQIADVGASGIIIDALTLITTFLLACWLGKKVFGIDSQTAILIGAGSSICGAAAVMATEPVLKADSSKVAVAVSTVVVFGTLAIFVYPWLYQLNEHFQWLPFSQETFGIYAGSTIHEVAQVVAAGHAIGPDAENAAVIAKMIRVMMLAPFLLLLSGYISRGSAGKAEKSAITIPWFAVLFIAVAGLNSFNLLPATLVRHLITADTWMLAMAMAALGLTTHISAVRQAGVKPILLATLLFVWLLVGGGAINQLVQHLL from the coding sequence ATGGCGACTGATACCACTCACACTTACCCCGAGCGACGCTTTCCGCTGTTCGGCCTGCCGCGGCTGGTGCCGGGGCTGGCGCTGACCGGCGCGCTCACCGCGCTGGCCGTCTGGGCCGGCGATATTCCCTGGGTGGCGGAGCTGGGGCTGGGGGCGCTGACGCTGGCGATCCTGCTCGGCATTCTGGTGGGCAACACGCTGTACCCCCGCTGGCAAACCGTTTGTCACGGCGGCGTGCAGCTGGCCAAACAGCGCCTGCTGCGTTTGGGGATTATTCTTTACGGCTTCCGGCTGACCTTTCAGCAGATCGCTGACGTGGGCGCCAGCGGCATTATCATCGACGCGCTGACCCTGATCACCACCTTCCTGCTGGCCTGTTGGCTCGGCAAGAAAGTGTTCGGCATCGACAGCCAGACCGCGATACTGATCGGCGCCGGCAGCAGCATTTGCGGCGCGGCGGCGGTGATGGCCACCGAGCCGGTGCTGAAGGCCGACTCCAGCAAAGTGGCGGTAGCGGTCTCGACCGTGGTGGTGTTCGGCACCCTGGCTATCTTCGTTTACCCGTGGCTGTATCAGTTGAATGAACACTTCCAGTGGCTGCCGTTCAGCCAGGAAACCTTCGGCATCTACGCCGGCTCCACCATTCACGAAGTGGCTCAGGTGGTCGCCGCCGGGCACGCCATCGGGCCGGACGCCGAAAATGCGGCGGTGATCGCCAAGATGATCCGCGTGATGATGCTGGCGCCGTTCCTGCTGCTGCTGTCGGGCTACATCAGCCGCGGCAGCGCAGGCAAGGCGGAAAAATCCGCCATCACCATTCCGTGGTTCGCCGTGCTGTTTATCGCCGTCGCCGGGCTGAACTCCTTCAACCTGCTGCCGGCCACGCTGGTGCGCCATCTGATCACCGCCGACACCTGGATGCTGGCGATGGCGATGGCGGCGCTGGGGTTGACCACCCACATCAGCGCCGTGCGCCAGGCCGGGGTGAAACCGATTCTGTTGGCGACGCTGCTGTTCGTCTGGCTGCTGGTCGGCGGCGGCGCGATAAACCAACTGGTGCAACACCTGCTGTAA
- the fruK gene encoding 1-phosphofructokinase, producing the protein MSRRVATITLNPAYDLVGFCPQIERGEVNRVKTAGLHAAGKGINVAKVLKDLGIDVTVGGFLGKDNQDGFQLLFSDLGIANRFQVVPGRTRINVKLTEKDGEVTDFNFSGFEVTPQDWDRFVSDSLSWLGQFDMVAVSGSLPAGVDPDAFTDWMTQLRAKCPCIIFDSSREALVAGLKASPWLVKPNRRELEIWAGRPLPTLADVVEAAHALREQGIAHVVISLGAEGALWVNASGAWIAKPPSCEVVSTVGAGDSMVGGLIYGLLMRESSEHTLRLATAVAALAVSQSNVGVTDRPQLAAMMARVDLKPFNQ; encoded by the coding sequence ATGAGCAGAAGAGTAGCAACGATCACCCTGAACCCGGCGTACGATCTGGTGGGTTTCTGCCCGCAGATCGAGCGCGGGGAAGTCAACCGGGTAAAAACCGCCGGCCTGCACGCCGCCGGTAAGGGCATCAACGTCGCCAAGGTGTTGAAGGATTTGGGCATCGACGTCACCGTCGGCGGCTTCCTGGGCAAAGACAATCAGGACGGTTTCCAGCTGCTGTTCAGCGATCTGGGGATCGCCAACCGCTTTCAGGTGGTGCCGGGGCGCACCCGCATCAACGTCAAGCTGACGGAAAAAGACGGCGAAGTGACCGATTTCAACTTCTCCGGCTTCGAAGTGACGCCGCAGGACTGGGATCGCTTCGTCAGCGACTCGCTGAGCTGGCTGGGCCAATTTGACATGGTGGCGGTGAGCGGCAGCCTGCCGGCCGGCGTCGATCCCGACGCCTTTACCGACTGGATGACCCAGCTGCGCGCCAAGTGCCCGTGCATCATTTTCGACAGCAGCCGCGAAGCGCTGGTCGCCGGGCTGAAGGCCTCGCCGTGGCTGGTCAAACCGAACCGCCGCGAGCTGGAAATCTGGGCCGGTCGCCCGCTGCCGACGCTGGCGGACGTGGTCGAGGCCGCGCATGCGCTGCGCGAGCAGGGCATCGCCCACGTGGTTATCTCCCTTGGCGCGGAAGGCGCGCTGTGGGTTAACGCATCCGGCGCCTGGATCGCCAAACCGCCGTCCTGTGAGGTGGTCAGTACCGTGGGCGCCGGCGATTCGATGGTAGGCGGTCTGATTTACGGCCTGCTGATGCGCGAATCCAGCGAACACACTCTGCGTCTGGCCACGGCGGTAGCGGCGCTGGCGGTCAGCCAGAGCAACGTCGGCGTGACCGATCGTCCCCAGTTGGCCGCGATGATGGCGCGCGTCGATCTGAAACCTTTCAATCAATAG